In Providencia alcalifaciens, the sequence TATTGCGGTTACTGGGTTTTCACCAATTGGCCGTGACTTTTTACATCATCATTCAAGCCTTGCTCTTGACCAGCATTGCCTTCTTTATTGGCTTCTTGCTGTACCTTATCGGCAGCTATTTGTTCACTGGCTTATTAGGTGAACAGTTACCTAAAAATGCTTTTGTGTGCCGACTTGAGCCAATCAATATACTTATTGCTTTATTTACTGCGTTATTTATCGCGCTCTGCGTTGCAGGCATTGGGGCGTTACGTGCAGTGAAAATACAACCTGCGGAGAGCTTACGTGAAATCTAAAATAGCGTTAATCACATTGTCATTCGTTTTACTGCACAGCGGAATCTCTTATGCCGCGCCGTGGGAAGAAAAATTCTTTAACCCGAAGGCATTACCGGATGATGTTGTCTTGCCATTCCCCTGTGAAGGCAGCATGGTTTTTCGTAAAGTCGCCATCCCAGTGAATCAACCTTTGCAAGATTACAATATTACTTTAGGCCAAGAAGGGGATGATTGGGGCTATCTAGAACAAACTCGAACCGAGCACATCGCGGGAAGTTTTACTGAGAAAAATAAAGGCCGTTATTTCCTGATGGCGAAATACCCCGTCACTGATCTTCAATACACCGCGTTAGAAAATACGCTGCAAGGGAAAGAGTGTCCAAACCCATCCAATAAATTGCGCTTACCGAAAGTCAATGTGAGTTGGTATGACGCAATGCAGTTTTCAGATAAATACAACGTCTGGTTACGTGAAAAACACTTACGTGCCCTGCCTGTTGAAGATGGTGCGAAAGGTTTCGCTCGTCTCCCGACGGAAACAGAATGGGAGTTCGCGGCAAGGGGAGGATTGTCTGTTTCCGCATCCGATTTTCGTGATACTCGATTCCCTATGCCTGAAGGCATTCGAAACTATGTCTGGTCAGCGGGTGCACAATCTGCCAATGGCGATTTACAGCTTACAGGCTTGCTGCAACCTAACCCATTAGGGCTGCACGATATGCTGGGTAACGTCTCCGAGATGATGTTCGAACCGTTTAGACTCAATAAATTAGACCGCCAACATGGGCAAGCCGGTGGATTTATCGTTCGAGGCGGAAGCTATTTAACTCCAGAAAGCGATATCCGCAGCGCTTGGCGACAAGAAGAAGCCTATTATACCGATAAAGGACCAACCAAGAATAAGTATACGGGTTTCCGCCTTGCCATCGTGGCTCCGACATTAACCTCAAGAGATCGCATTAAAGAGATTGAAAAAGAGTGGCTCAAATTAGGTTCGGAATCATCATCAGCGAACGGTCAACCTCAGGCTCAAAGTAGCTCTATTAATAATCTAAGCGCCATCTCAGCAAAAGTGCAGGATGAAGCCATCAAGCAGCAATTAACGCAGTTAAAAGATGAATTAAAAGCGAATACCCAATTGCGAGATGAGCAGCGCGACCAAGCTATCAGAACCTCATTACAGTTAGGCGCATTTTTGTGTACCAAACTCAAAGATGATGGCGAATTTTATGACCGCTTAGCGGGCTTATATGAAAAAAATTGTGCAGCCAATGCCGCCGAAGGCACTTGCGAAAAACGGAAATCACAACTTGAGGATCACAAAAAAGCCTTGGATTTTGTGGTGAATTACTACGCAGATACCTTAGTCGACATGGCCACAACCTACGATGCATCCTTAGTTAAGTCCCAAGTTAACGTTGTTAAACAAGTGATGGAGGCCAGAGGAAAATCAAATTTACAGACCTACCTCTCGGCTTATGTTTCTAATTTAGATGGTTATTGGAAAAATGGAAAAGTTTCGAGAAATGAATGGCTTGAAACATGCAAAAAACAAAAATAGGAATTACGCTAAATGAATAAAAAACTGATAGGTACATTTTGTTTGATAGTCACAATGGTATTAACCGGATGTCAAACAACACGTTCAAACCCAGATGTTGACCCTCGTTTATCACAAAATGAGGACATTGAGTTTTTCAGTAAATCAGGGATCACCGCCTGTATGGGTGGCGCGGCAGTTGGTGCGCTTGCGTGTTTAGCGGTAGATAGCAAAAACAGAACCGGTTGTATGATTGCCGCGGCGGTTGTTGGTTGTGGTATTGGTGTCGGTTCGAACGCTTACCTTGATAACCAACGCAAAAAATACTCGAACAAAGAACAGCAATTAAATGCCATGATTTCGGATATTCAGCAAGAAAATCAACGCTTAAAAAGCGCATCCAGTACTGCAAAATCCGTTATTGCTGATGACAAACGCGAACTGGCTAAAATCAACCAAGATATTGCCCAAAAACGTTTAGACCAAAAAGCAGCTGAGAAAAAACTGAAAGGCATAGATGCCAACATTGCATCATTACAAAAAAGCCTGACAGATATGAAAAAACGTCAAAACGAGTGGAAAGAAATTTCTGAGAAAAGTGCTGCACAGGGCATGAAAACAGCGCAGCTAGATACCCAAATTGCAGAGATGAAAACGCAAGTTTCATCTTTAGAAAAAGAGTTAGATAGCCTGTATTCTCAGCGTACAGCTATTAAAATCAGCTAATTGAGGGCATATTTTGAAGCTATTACCGTTAATCACATTAGGTTCAGTATTGGTTCTTTCTGGTTGTGCGACCAACGTAGAAGATTGCGACCCCACAACTGGTGACGTCAATATTATTACCAAATTTAACTGCAAATACTCCGGTACTTACGATAAGAGGATTGAGTTAAAACAGGAAAAACTTGAACACGAGAAAGTGTTAAATAATGAGTTTAAAGCTGTTTTTGCGGCGATTGAAAATGAGAAACGTCAAGTCAATGCTGACTTAAAAAGCCAACAGAAAAGTCAGCAAGCGTTAAATCAATCAATCAATAACTTGTTAAATCAAGCAAGATCCAAATCTAAAAACAGTAAGAGTATTCAAAATCAAATCAATTCTATTGACCAAAAAATAAAGGAAAACCAGAACGCTCCCGATCGTTCTGTAATGCAAAAACAACTCGAATTAGAGAGTTTAAAAAACCAAGTTTTAGATTTACAAAAAGATTTAGATTTGAACTAATTTAGATTTGAAGTCAGTGATAACACGTTAGACATTAGGGCGAGTGGTTAATATGATCACCAGCCCTAATTACTCTTAAAAATGAGTATCGACCGTGACATCGAATTCTGGACGCCCTCACATTTTATTTATTGAGTAATTTATATGCATCGCATGCTTCTTGGACTCCTTCGTCACAAGCTTTGCGATAAAGGCGTTGCCGAGTGCTTTATTTTTCCTCCCGCCTTTCCATACATAACACCAAACTTATATTGTGAGATAGATTCTGATTTTTCAGAATCTCATTTGACCACCCATGACGGTAAAAAAGCGAATAATAAAAAAGAAAGTGAATACCTTTTCATACTTATCTCATCCATTAAATAATAAAAGAATTTAAACACTAAAGTTTATTACTACACCATGATGCACACTCAATCTTTCCGAACGTATTCTTCCATCAAGCCAAATCCTGATAAACAAACAACCCTAATCAAATGAAAAATAGGCACTTTAACCCAAACCATTACCTGCTGAATGCACCTCAAATACTCGTTTATAACACGATGTCCTTAAATTAAAAATATTCACTATTTATAGATTCGGTTGTTTTAATTAAATTCTTCTAGCACCATTTTGATGAGTTAATTTCCGTGGTATTTTTTGTCTATGTGGGAATGAAAATCTTCAGCTCATAAAAACCCTTGGGAAAACCTGCATAAAATACGGCTTTAACGTATAATCAACTCTATTGAGCTTTGGTTCACTTCACACAGTGTCGATATCATCATAAATAACACACGAACCCAGACTAAAATGGGCTTTTGAGACTCTATTGATCAGGTGGGATATGCTGGATTTTCTAAAGAATTATGACAACTTAACCGTCAGTGAAAAAAAAGTATTAAAATACCTTACCGATAATATTGCCGATATTCCCTACTTAAATATTAATGAATTAGTCGCCAAAACGTTTGTATCCAAGACAGTCATTATTAATTTGTCCCAGAAATTAGGTTTTAGTGGGTTTAAAGAACTCAAATTTCAAATTAATAACCATATACTTTCGCAAAATAAAGCGGAAAAAAATAACCCTGCATCGTATAAAAAGCAGCTTGAAAATAATATCCATAAAACCTTCACCTTGATTAATGAAGAGCAAATTCGCGACTGTGCGAAAACATTACGCGGCTCTCGTAATATTTTTTTAGTCGCGCGTGGCACCAGTAAAGCCGTCGGTTATTATCTTGAACACTTGCTCTTCTCCCTTGGATTACACTGCTTTTTTATCAACGATTACAATCTCTCCGACTCTTTTACTCGTCTGGTTAACCAAAATGATACGGTGATTTTTATCTCGCTGTCTGGTGGAACCAAAAAAATCATCGAAACCGCTAAAATAGTACAATTGAAAGAGGCCAACATCATCAGTATGACCGCCTTTCACACCAACGAGCTCACCGCCTACGCCAATAACACCCTTTTCTGCTTTGCAGATAGCTATGACACTAAACGGGATGATTCCAAATCCAGAACCGGATTTTTTATTCTGGTAGATTTGCTAATTAATGAATTGGAAAACCTGCTGTAAATACACGTCCTCTCACCTTATTTATTTAACTTAAGGATAACTGAGTGTTTTCCATTCAATTATCCTTGTTATTCTTCAAATAATTTTTTATTTAAAAAACGATCAACACATTGATGACAAAATCATTATTGATATGATTTTTAAAGAATTATTTAATTTTAATGACCTAGGTCTTAATCTATGACCTGAGATAATATTTAAAACCGTAACATCATTTCATTTAAAAAACCCAGTGCTAGTATTCCAGTTAATTTCAATAATTCTTCGTCATTAGGAAAAAATATGGCTAAAAGAAAATTCGGTGAGTCAATCCAGCGCTTTGGTCGGACACTGCTCCTGCCAATCGGGGTTCTGGCTCCAATTGGTATGATACTGGGGATCAGTGGGGCATTAGTGCAAACCTACATGATTGCTCGATTCCCTTTCCTCGGCAATGAAACCGTTAACGCATTACTTGTCAGCATCCGTTCTATTGCGGGCGTTATCTTCGACAACATCCCATTACTGTTCGCCATGGGGGTTGCCTACGGCATGAGCCAGCGCGATAAAGGGATCGCGGTCTTCGCCTCCGTTGTCGGTTACCTTTCGTTGATTATCACCATGAATATTTGGTTGGTACTCACGGGTAAATTGGCGGATCCGGCGATTATGGGTCAAGTGGGACAGATTAAGGTTTTAGGTATTCAAACCTTAAACATCAGTGCCGCAGGGGGGATTATTACAGGGTTAATTGGTGCATGGGCCACCGATAAATTCTATAACCTCGAGCTGCCAACCGCCTTCGCCTTCTTCTCGGGTAAAAAATCGGTTGCGATCATCATGGTCGGCTTAATGATCATGGTCGGTGGTACATTACCGTTTATCTGGGAAGTATTAGTTCAAGGCTTGATGAAGCTTTCCGCCGTCTTCCTCAGTCCTGTCGGTCCATTCTTTACCGCAGGGGGTGAACGTCTGTTTATTCCATTCGGGTTACACCACGTTTGGAACGTTCTATTTAGATTTACCGAAGCGGGTGGTACCTATGTTATTGATGGACAGACCTTTGTCGGTGTTGTTCCAGCCTTAACAGAAGTGTTATTTAAGCAAGGTCCAAGTAGTGAATACTGGGCAATGATGCCAAGCCTGACGCGCTTTATGGCGCAGCAACAAATGCTAGTCACGCTGTTCCTGTTCCCTGCCATTGCATTAGCTATCTATAAAACATCGAAAAAAGAGAACCGTGCTGAAGTTAAATCGATGTTGGTGACCATGGTATTAACTGCGATGCTCGGTAACGTGACCGAACCACTCGAATTTACCTTCGTGTTTATCGCACCGCTGTTGTACTTAATCTATGCCATCATCGTCGGTATTGGTGCAGTGTTGTTGTCATTCGCTGGCGTTGCTATCGGGTATATCCGTGGAACTGTGTTTGACTTCACTATCTTTGGTTTGTTGTACGAGCACACTAACTGGATATTCTTAGTCTTGATTGGTGGCGGTTTAGCCGTAGTGACTTACTTCATCTTCTACTGGGCGATTATCAAATTTGATATCAAAACCCCAGGTCGTGAAGAGTCGAGCAACCTGAAAAACACCTTAATTAAAGAAAAACGTTATGGCGAAATCGCTGAGATCCTGGTTGAAGCCTTAGGCGGTAAAGAAAATATTCGTAACGTAGACAACTGTATTACCCGTATGCGTATTGATGTCGCAGAAGTGAATAAAATTGATAAAGATTTAATGTTGGAATCAGGATGTACCGCATTCTTCTTTCCATCGGCAAACCACGTCCACGTAGTGTATGGACCTAAAGTTGAATTTGTTCGCAACGCTGTTGATGAGTTCATGAAGAAATAAAAGGATATATGATGAGAGCCTTATATGATTCTAAGAGTAAAACCATCGATGACCGCGGTATAAAAGCCCTGTTATCGGATGAGGCCAAATACAATACTTGGCTGATGTTTGAATCCATGTTAGCTCAAGCGCAAGCTGAAGCGGGGTTCATTCCCCAATCAGCGGCCGATGAAATTAAAGAAAAAGCGGTTATTGAGAACATTGATTTCGAAGAAATGAGCCGCATTTACCAAAAAATTGGGCACGGCTTCGTTCCCTTCTTAAAAGTCTTGGTGAATGCGTGTTCTGAAGAGAGTGGTAAATATATCCATTACGGAATTACCACCCAAAATATTCAGCAAAGCTCGCAGCTGTACATGATGAAAACGGTACATAATAAATTTATGTTGCTGTTAGGTGAGATCATCGAAAACCTGTCGGGTCTTGCTGAAAAAACCAAGCATATGGTGATGCCGGGCAGAACCCATGGACGCCACGCTATCCCAATTACTTACGGTTACAAAGTGTCCGTATGGATCAGCGATTTCATCGACTGCTACCAGCGTATGAAAGAGTGTGAAAAGCGCGTATTTACCATCATGATGGGTGGCGCAGTAGGTGCGTTTAACTCCATGCCGGGAATTGGCTTAGAAGTGCAAAAACGCGTTGCTGAACTGACGGGTATGCATGCAATGGAAGTTCCATCGCGTAACCTAAGCACCCATAAATTAGAGTACATGGCGAACTTAGCGCTGATGGCGAATATCTGCCATAAAATCGGGGAAGAAGTTTACAGCACGACGCTGGAAGAAATAGCGGAAGTGTCTGAAGGCTTCACCAAAGGCACTGTGGGCAGCAGCACCATGCCACACAAAATCAACCCGAAACTGGCGAAAGGGATTATTGCTAACTCTCAAAAACTGTATTCATTACCGAGTGTTGGGATGTATTCTGCCGTCAGACCGTATGAGGGTGATAGCAGCTCTTACATGTTATTCGATGGGCTTATCGAAGAAGCGTTAGAACTGACCACTGAAATTTTATTAAGAACTGAAGAGCTTTCGAGAACTCTGGTACCTCATGAAGAGAGAATGCTGCATAACGTTCTGAGAAATAAAGGGTTAGATAATACTGAATACGTGATGATGAAAATGGCTGAGAAACTAGGTAAAGATAAAGCACACTCATTACTGTATGAAGAAGCTATCAAAACCGCAGCGGATGGCGAGGATTTCTACACTAACCTCACCAAAAATGAAACCATTACAGCAGCATTTAGCAATGACGAAATCAAAGCGATGCTCGACCCTCGTTCCTATATTGGTTTGTCCGTTGAGATTGCAGAAAAAGAAGCGAAACGTGGTTTAGCTGCAGCCCAAGAAATTAAACAACTTTATCAGTAATTATTCGTTTAATAATTTAACTTAAAGCTGTTATTTGAAGCCGCCATTTAAAAAATGGCGGCTTTTTTTTGGTTATAAAAATATAAATGTTGCTAAATAATAGAAAAATAATTCATTACTTTTAATTAGTCATTAATACTTAAAAAATAATTAAAAAGAATGACTGTTAATGAATAATGTGAATTTGTTATCACTTCTAGTTTATTCTCAATAAATTTATCTAAATTTTAATTCCTATATTTAAAAGCAAAAATTAATTTAATTCCCAACATAAAATTATCATTTGATTTGTTCTTTTCGCGTTCTATTAATCTGCAAATGATGTGACTAGCCAGTCAATAAATCTACTTTTCCGATAAATAAAAAGATTTTGCGATGATGCTCAAGTATTTATTTTTATAAAACACAGATTATCTCTGCGATTCTGTTTTTGATTCTTAATGATGGTTTTTGATTGATAACAAAGGTATCAGAATGAACAAAGCACATAAATTTGCGTCATCTTCTCGTTATAAAAATAAAGCTGCAATAAATAAAAATATTTTTCAGCTTTCTATTATTACTTCTGCGCTGTTATTTTCCGGCTATACGCTGGCTTACTCTGAAACAGGGCAACTCGGTGATAAAAATAGCTGGGAAAGCCAAGAATATAAAAATGACTGGGGTTTAGCCGCCATGAATGCCTCCAGTGCTTATGCGCTGGGATATCATGGGCAAGGCGCTAAAA encodes:
- a CDS encoding SUMF1/EgtB/PvdO family nonheme iron enzyme — translated: MKSKIALITLSFVLLHSGISYAAPWEEKFFNPKALPDDVVLPFPCEGSMVFRKVAIPVNQPLQDYNITLGQEGDDWGYLEQTRTEHIAGSFTEKNKGRYFLMAKYPVTDLQYTALENTLQGKECPNPSNKLRLPKVNVSWYDAMQFSDKYNVWLREKHLRALPVEDGAKGFARLPTETEWEFAARGGLSVSASDFRDTRFPMPEGIRNYVWSAGAQSANGDLQLTGLLQPNPLGLHDMLGNVSEMMFEPFRLNKLDRQHGQAGGFIVRGGSYLTPESDIRSAWRQEEAYYTDKGPTKNKYTGFRLAIVAPTLTSRDRIKEIEKEWLKLGSESSSANGQPQAQSSSINNLSAISAKVQDEAIKQQLTQLKDELKANTQLRDEQRDQAIRTSLQLGAFLCTKLKDDGEFYDRLAGLYEKNCAANAAEGTCEKRKSQLEDHKKALDFVVNYYADTLVDMATTYDASLVKSQVNVVKQVMEARGKSNLQTYLSAYVSNLDGYWKNGKVSRNEWLETCKKQK
- a CDS encoding MurR/RpiR family transcriptional regulator, producing the protein MLDFLKNYDNLTVSEKKVLKYLTDNIADIPYLNINELVAKTFVSKTVIINLSQKLGFSGFKELKFQINNHILSQNKAEKNNPASYKKQLENNIHKTFTLINEEQIRDCAKTLRGSRNIFLVARGTSKAVGYYLEHLLFSLGLHCFFINDYNLSDSFTRLVNQNDTVIFISLSGGTKKIIETAKIVQLKEANIISMTAFHTNELTAYANNTLFCFADSYDTKRDDSKSRTGFFILVDLLINELENLL
- a CDS encoding PTS transporter subunit EIIC, coding for MAKRKFGESIQRFGRTLLLPIGVLAPIGMILGISGALVQTYMIARFPFLGNETVNALLVSIRSIAGVIFDNIPLLFAMGVAYGMSQRDKGIAVFASVVGYLSLIITMNIWLVLTGKLADPAIMGQVGQIKVLGIQTLNISAAGGIITGLIGAWATDKFYNLELPTAFAFFSGKKSVAIIMVGLMIMVGGTLPFIWEVLVQGLMKLSAVFLSPVGPFFTAGGERLFIPFGLHHVWNVLFRFTEAGGTYVIDGQTFVGVVPALTEVLFKQGPSSEYWAMMPSLTRFMAQQQMLVTLFLFPAIALAIYKTSKKENRAEVKSMLVTMVLTAMLGNVTEPLEFTFVFIAPLLYLIYAIIVGIGAVLLSFAGVAIGYIRGTVFDFTIFGLLYEHTNWIFLVLIGGGLAVVTYFIFYWAIIKFDIKTPGREESSNLKNTLIKEKRYGEIAEILVEALGGKENIRNVDNCITRMRIDVAEVNKIDKDLMLESGCTAFFFPSANHVHVVYGPKVEFVRNAVDEFMKK
- a CDS encoding class-II fumarase/aspartase family protein, which encodes MRALYDSKSKTIDDRGIKALLSDEAKYNTWLMFESMLAQAQAEAGFIPQSAADEIKEKAVIENIDFEEMSRIYQKIGHGFVPFLKVLVNACSEESGKYIHYGITTQNIQQSSQLYMMKTVHNKFMLLLGEIIENLSGLAEKTKHMVMPGRTHGRHAIPITYGYKVSVWISDFIDCYQRMKECEKRVFTIMMGGAVGAFNSMPGIGLEVQKRVAELTGMHAMEVPSRNLSTHKLEYMANLALMANICHKIGEEVYSTTLEEIAEVSEGFTKGTVGSSTMPHKINPKLAKGIIANSQKLYSLPSVGMYSAVRPYEGDSSSYMLFDGLIEEALELTTEILLRTEELSRTLVPHEERMLHNVLRNKGLDNTEYVMMKMAEKLGKDKAHSLLYEEAIKTAADGEDFYTNLTKNETITAAFSNDEIKAMLDPRSYIGLSVEIAEKEAKRGLAAAQEIKQLYQ